In the Arachis ipaensis cultivar K30076 chromosome B10, Araip1.1, whole genome shotgun sequence genome, one interval contains:
- the LOC107623411 gene encoding nuclear transcription factor Y subunit A-10 isoform X1: MLLLLLGSIYASCMVFCIWKSSFGSIRTVYMAKQSVYPNKEHEGIVHNSSGPWWSLFGSQYGESCGQMKPFSLEIPNYVDQIATGKQSVRGAENISGKGHTTQFTIFPDDCKMPCGAQKPQAALSLQSPLADTNTRFELGFNQPMICAKYPYMDQIYGLFSPYGPQISGRIMLPLSMTSDDGPIYVNAKQYHGIIRRRQSRAKAVLDNKLTKRRKPYMHESRHLHAMRRPRGCGGRFLNTKNSDDQNDKSGNKVIKALGEQLQSCGSQSSEVLQSEVGTLNSSKETNGSSPNISGSEVTSMYSRGGLDSFAISHLGSAVTVHSLADMIDGGRGMNMIMPPKWVAAVGGNCCNLNA, translated from the exons ATGCTGCTGCTGCTACTGGGTTCTATATATGCATCATGCATGGTTTTCTGCATCTGG AAATCATCTTTTGGATCGATTCGAACGGTGTATATGGCGAAGCAAAGTGTTTATCCTAATAAGGAACATGAAGGGATTGTACACAATTCTTCAGGGCCCTGGTGGAGTCTCTTTGGATCTCAATATGGGGAATCTTGTGGCCAAATGAAACCCTTTTCACTGGAGATTCCCAACTATGTTGATCAAATTGCCACCGGCAAGCAATCGGTGAGAGGAGCTGAAAACATATCTGGGAAAGGACATACAACTCAGTTTACCATCTTTCCAG ATGATTGTAAAATGCCATGTGGTGCACAAAAGCCTCAAGCAGCCCTATCTCTGCAGTCACCACTTGCTGATACCAACACTAGATTCGAGCTAGGATTCAACCAGCCAATG ATCTGTGCAAAATATCCATATATGGATCAAATTTATGGGCTCTTCTCACCTTATGGACCTCAAATTTCG GGACGGATAATGCTGCCACTTAGTATGACATCCGATGATGGACCAATTTATGTGAATGCTAAGCAGTACCATGGAATCATCAGACGCCGGCAGTCCCGTGCCAAAGCTGTACTTGATAACAAATTGACAAAACGTCGCAAG CCATATATGCATGAATCACGTCATCTCCATGCAATGCGGCGACCAAGAGGATGTGGCGGTCGCTTCTTGAACACGAAGAATTCCGATGATCAAAATGATAAAAGTGGAAACAAAGTGATCAAAGCTCTTGGCGAACAGTTGCAATCTTGTGGCTCTCAGAGTTCTGAAGTGCTGCAATCTGAGGTTGGAACTCTGAATTCTTCAAAAGAGACTAATGGAAGCAGTCCGAATATTTCCGGGTCAGAGGTGACTAGCATGTATTCACGCGGAGGTCTCGATAGTTTTGCTATCAGTCATCTTGGTTCTGCCGTCACTGTCCACTCTCTAGCGGACATGATAGACGGCGGGCGGGGCATGAATATGATCATGCCCCCCAAATGGGTTGCAGCAGTTGGTGGCAATTGCTGCAACCTTAATGCTTGA
- the LOC107623411 gene encoding nuclear transcription factor Y subunit A-10 isoform X2, with protein MAKQSVYPNKEHEGIVHNSSGPWWSLFGSQYGESCGQMKPFSLEIPNYVDQIATGKQSVRGAENISGKGHTTQFTIFPDDCKMPCGAQKPQAALSLQSPLADTNTRFELGFNQPMICAKYPYMDQIYGLFSPYGPQISGRIMLPLSMTSDDGPIYVNAKQYHGIIRRRQSRAKAVLDNKLTKRRKPYMHESRHLHAMRRPRGCGGRFLNTKNSDDQNDKSGNKVIKALGEQLQSCGSQSSEVLQSEVGTLNSSKETNGSSPNISGSEVTSMYSRGGLDSFAISHLGSAVTVHSLADMIDGGRGMNMIMPPKWVAAVGGNCCNLNA; from the exons ATGGCGAAGCAAAGTGTTTATCCTAATAAGGAACATGAAGGGATTGTACACAATTCTTCAGGGCCCTGGTGGAGTCTCTTTGGATCTCAATATGGGGAATCTTGTGGCCAAATGAAACCCTTTTCACTGGAGATTCCCAACTATGTTGATCAAATTGCCACCGGCAAGCAATCGGTGAGAGGAGCTGAAAACATATCTGGGAAAGGACATACAACTCAGTTTACCATCTTTCCAG ATGATTGTAAAATGCCATGTGGTGCACAAAAGCCTCAAGCAGCCCTATCTCTGCAGTCACCACTTGCTGATACCAACACTAGATTCGAGCTAGGATTCAACCAGCCAATG ATCTGTGCAAAATATCCATATATGGATCAAATTTATGGGCTCTTCTCACCTTATGGACCTCAAATTTCG GGACGGATAATGCTGCCACTTAGTATGACATCCGATGATGGACCAATTTATGTGAATGCTAAGCAGTACCATGGAATCATCAGACGCCGGCAGTCCCGTGCCAAAGCTGTACTTGATAACAAATTGACAAAACGTCGCAAG CCATATATGCATGAATCACGTCATCTCCATGCAATGCGGCGACCAAGAGGATGTGGCGGTCGCTTCTTGAACACGAAGAATTCCGATGATCAAAATGATAAAAGTGGAAACAAAGTGATCAAAGCTCTTGGCGAACAGTTGCAATCTTGTGGCTCTCAGAGTTCTGAAGTGCTGCAATCTGAGGTTGGAACTCTGAATTCTTCAAAAGAGACTAATGGAAGCAGTCCGAATATTTCCGGGTCAGAGGTGACTAGCATGTATTCACGCGGAGGTCTCGATAGTTTTGCTATCAGTCATCTTGGTTCTGCCGTCACTGTCCACTCTCTAGCGGACATGATAGACGGCGGGCGGGGCATGAATATGATCATGCCCCCCAAATGGGTTGCAGCAGTTGGTGGCAATTGCTGCAACCTTAATGCTTGA
- the LOC107623825 gene encoding 33 kDa ribonucleoprotein, chloroplastic: MAAATASVSSSSSICNRIYNPTFTHTSISLTTNFPQRPISYKPLTFNLKPQSFNLFPLPLHPSSAAFDGFEASQEQEQEQEPQPEETSETPQQQEEQRVSDSNDSGRLYVGNLPYSMTSNELSELFGEAGTVVSVEVVYDRVTDRSRGFAFVTMGSVGDAQEAIRMFDGSQVGGRTVKVNFPEVPKGGERLVMGPKIRNNSRGFVDSPHKLYAGNLGWRLTSEGLRDAFAEQPGLLSAKVIYERDSGRSRGFGFVTFQTAEDVEAALNAMNGVEIEGRPLRLNLAAERAPSSPPRSNVDSSELYSSAST; this comes from the exons ATGGCTGCTGCTACAGCTTctgtttcctcttcttcttctatctgcAACAGAATCTACAACCCCACCTTCACCCACACTTCCATTTCACTCACCACCAACTTCCCTCAGAGACCCATCTCCTACAAACCCCTCACCTTCAACCTCAAGCCCCAAAGTTTCAATCTTTTCCCTCTCCCTCTTCACCCTTCCTCCGCTGCATTCGACGGATTCGAAGCCTctcaagaacaagaacaagaacaagaaccaCAACCAGAAGAGACCTCTGAAACACCCCAACAACAAGAAGAGCAAAGGGTTTCAGATTCCAACGACTCTGGGAGGCTCTATGTTGGAAACTTGCCATATTCAATGACCTCCAACGAATTGTCCGAGCTCTTTGGAGAAGCTGGCACTGTTGTGTCTGTTGAG GTTGTGTACGATCGTGTCACGGATAGAAGTAGAGGATTTGCATTTGTTACAATGGGGAGTGTTGGAGATGCTCAAGAAGCAATTCGAATGTTTGATGGCTCG CAAGTTGGCGGTAGGACCGTTAAGGTAAACTTCCCGGAAGTGCCCAAGGGAGGTGAAAGGTTGGTAATGGGGCCGAAAATTCGGAACAACTCCAGAGGCTTTGTAGACAGCCCTCACAAGCTCTATGCTGGAAACCTTGGTTGGAGACTGACTTCAGAGGGTCTTAGAGATGCCTTCGCTGAGCAGCCAGGCTTATTGAGTGCCAAGGTCATCTATGAGAGAGACTCCGGAAGATCACGAGGTTTTGGATTCGTTACTTTTCAAACTGCAGAGGATGTAGAGGCTGCTTTGAATGCTATGAACGGTGTG GAGATTGAAGGTCGACCTTTAAGGTTGAATTTGGCTGCAGAGAGAGCACCTTCATCTCCTCCAAGAAGTAATGTTGATAGCTCAGAGTTGTATTCTAGTGCCAGTACATGA